A stretch of DNA from Desmospora activa DSM 45169:
CGTCTGTCTTTTTTATACCCGCTTGCACCATCAACAATGAAGACCTCCGCCCAATCGCGGCCGTATCCGATAGGGACCGACCGGGATTTGGATCAGGGTGGTCTTTTTTTGTGGGGCTAGTTTGTATAGCTGATCACATCTACTTCCATCAAATCCGAGCAGCGGATGTCCCCCCATCCCGAGAGCACCTGCTGTCAGCAGTAACCGCTGTAACAGTATGCCTGCTTCCATCTGTTGAATGCGATAACCTCTATAACCCAGTTGCGGCAAATAGTGATCCTGCTCACCCGCTATATGCAAACAAAACGGCACTTGTAACAGATTAACAGTTGGAAAGGACATTCCCTGTTGCAACGGATAGCGATAATCGCCGGATCGAATCCGGTGCAAAGAATGGGAAGTGTGATCATAGTGGTACGCACCCTTCGCTACACCCTCAACACCATAGAAACAACCCAGCAACGATAAACGGAAATCCGGATTTTCTCGCCCTTCATCCAAATCGTTGCGATAGGGTAAGGAAGCCGTCACTTCAAACAGCAGTGCCGCCAGTTGCTCTCGATCTTTCTTCTGGAAAACAAAATCCAACCCCGGTGAAACCCGCTTACGGCAAACCTCCGCCAGATCATACGTCAAGCGATCGGCAGTAGGCAATGGGATTTTCTCACCCTCAGTCTCAATCCCTCTCTTTGTTTCAACCCCGTTAAAGGGAGACAGCGTCTCCAGCATCGACGCTTCGTTTATCTCGATCAAGCGCGGATACGCCTTTACGCGGTGCGACCGTTGAACATAATGATGATGGATCTCCGGCAGTTCACGGCATAGTTGGGAAGCGGAAATCCTCTCCCCTGTGTGATCGGCAAACCAAGTGATGGCGGGTTGAATCGTCAAAGGAATAACAGCATATACACTCTCTTCCGTCTCATCCAACCCCAACAGATGATTGACGGCCCGGTCCAAAAAACGAAAGTAGATTCCTGCTGAAAAGCCGAATCGCTTACCCACTTCCAACAACTGTCCAATCAACACACCAGCATCGAGTCCTTGCAGGCGGTAAGAGAAGTTATTGTATTTAAAGAAGTTTTTCCAAAATAGCGTGGAAACAAATACCGTCCCAAAACAAGCCGACACCTGACAGCGATCCCCTAACGCCTGCGCCAGATAAGTGTCGATATTTCCTTCCCGCAACAACACTAAACGATGATGGGCGACATCATAATGGTACATACCGACGGGTAATCCTTTTACTTTTAGATAGACGTAGAACTCATTGGGATACAGCGCCCCACCGGAAGGAACAAAACGTCGCATCCTCTGCGCCTGACTGAAGGCGTCTGAATCGATGGATGGGCTGTATTGGGTAAGCCCATATACATACCAAAGAAAATGACCGATATCTTGAAGATCGGGCTCTTGCGGCACTTTCGATTCTCTCAATGTCAGCGGTACTTCCGCAGAAAGGGGCACTACGGGTAAGCCGCGATATAGCTTATAGGGATGAGGCGCATCATCCCAATCCACTTCCCAGTCCGGCGGTTGCAACTTCTCGATCTCCCGATGCAGTTGATGTAGAAATAACGCCAAACTCATCCTTCTCCCTCCTATTCCGGCTTATGGAAACGGATGAGGATGGGGATTCAGTGCTGCATATGTCAGCGGCTGTTTGGCATACCCCAGTTTCACCGGTACTTTTAACACTCTTTCCAACCCTGTCACACGTGTCAGATGATGTCCAAAAGTCATTGGCAACATTCCCGGAATCAGCACCTTTACACAAAAGAGCCCGTTTCGTCTGATTTCCGGCGTTGTCTGATCCACCACGATCACATCCAGCTGCAAGCGATGGAATTTCTGCAGGAGTTCCTGTAAGTCAGCAGTGAGATCCATATTCTTTTTTGGAGGCTTCCACGCCTCATCAAAGCATTGCCATGGTCGGTTTTCATCCAACAAAAAATGTAACCGTTCCTCCGCTTGCGGCAAACCATACAATGTGGAATGATCCTCCATCTGTCGTACCTGTGACGAATCGTGGTACATTTGGTAAGCCTTCTCCCGGTTTTGTTTCCATTTCTCATTTAGTGGTAACATCCCGGCCAATTCATGGATTGCACTTTTTACCGCCCGCAGCGGATCCGGATGCGCGCCAGCGGCACAGATGAGATTGGTGCCTTCCGATTTGCGGTTTTTGGCAATCGCCCACACACTGGGAATTCCGTTTTCCATCGTCGCATTGTAAAGATGGAGTTCATACCCCGCCACCACGCGTAGCCGTTCCACCATCAACCTCAATTCGCCATCATCGACGGAAGCGAGATCAAGGCGCGGTAATGGCAATTGTGCATACCACGTCAACAGGAATGAATCCCGTTCCACAACTTCCAACAAGCCGTAGAAAATCGCTTCTTCCAAGCTTCCCCCCAAGGCGCAACCATTGGACGTTTCATAGACAAAACCGTTGCCACATCCTAAGCTGTAATAGGCCAGCAACTGTGGCACCAGAAGTGGACGCTCCTGTAAAAACGACCAACCCCAGACCCAATCCATCACCCGCTCAGGATCAAAAGGTTGAAAGGGAAAACCCGGTCGTGCATATTGCTCCTCCGCATGCACTCCCACTGTAAGTGGATGAAGTGCTTGCCCCTCTAGATTGCGATAACAGTCGCGGATGGTGGTTCGCTTGCCTCGTGGCCCCAGACCACAGTACCGTTCCAAACTCTCTAGAATGGCGGTTAGCTCGCTTTCCTCATAGGAAAGGGTTCGACCGGCTGACAACTCATCCGCCGCAAACAAGGGTAAATTAACAGCAACAGCCGCAAATGGCGAGTCTAGATCATGCCATTTTCCATTTAATACACCTGTGCGGGTATCCAAATAATCCTTCGCCAACACTTTCTTTAGATTATCCAAAGGGCGGCAACGGTAATGGTTTGCCTTCATTTTTGGACTGGGTTTCAGCGAAATTCGGGCATTATCCGCCGTATCGGCAGGTAGACGGCTACATACCGGACATAGCGGATCCGGTAAAAAAAGGTGGTGGGAGTTGGCTAAAGTTTTTAGATTGATAAGAGCAATCTGTTCCTGTAAATGTGGCGGTTCCCCTTGCAACACCCGCCGCGCCTCTGCCGCCAACAAATGGGCCACCTGCAACAGGCCGGTGCGTGATCCCCATGGATCACGGAGATTTTTGCCGTGCTCCTCCAACTTCTGTTGTAATGCCCGTATCTCTTGGCGATCCCGTCCCGCCATCAGCCGTCTCCCATCCGCACAGCGAGAGCAACCCGGCGAATCGGGCCGTACCAACGGTCCCACCACTCCTTCGCCAAAGGAGACAAAACCGCGCAACCATGGAATCCCAGCCGATCGAAACTGCTCTTCCGCCTGGTAGTGAACAGCGGGATACCAAGCATCATGCACCACCAGAGCCAATTCCGCCGCTCCCGCCACTCCCGCCTCCCACTCATGCAAACGAAGGAGGGGGTATTGCTTTGATAACTCATCATAGACAAGCTCTGCCAACACACCTTCTCCCATGAGCACCACACGACTCATCTCGATTCCTCCTCCTGCAACCACACTCCAAATACAGCGGCCCATTCTTCCTTTAAAAACGATTCAATCGCCAAATCAAAAACCAAAAGCTGCTTACCGTCCCGTTGCAAATCCGGTAAGACCGATTGTAGCTCCGCCACTTTCGGCCCACCTTCAGAAGCTGGGATCACCAACCTTTGCTTCGCTTTCTCTGTCAAATGCACATCTGCATCCGCCAACGCTTGTATCGTTAACGGCCCCTCCTCGTTTTGTGCATGGGATACCGCCTGCTGTAACGACTTGCGCAACGCTTCTGTGTGATTGAGACCGACACTGCCATACCACCTTCCACCCGCTCCCACCCAAACCACTGGAAATTGAAACAGCTCTTCCCCTAAACCAATTAGTGGTGATCCTCGCATGTTTGTTAACGTCTCGATATAAAAACGACAACGCTCATCTTCAACCGCATCCAACTGTACATGATCAATGGTGGGCTTCCACTTGGCCAACCGTTGGTACAAATTTTTAGTCAAACACTTCTCAATGCCACGCCACAACGCCTCCGCAGCCGTTTCACCCACACCAACACCGAACATCCCCGACTGTTTTACACCATCCACAAGCTTGGAAGAAATTCTGGAAAGATACGCCTCAAGCCCGGCCAATCCCGCTTCCCGTCGCGCCTCCTCATGAGTGAAGCCGGTGCGGATGATCGCGGGTAACCGCTCAGCCGGTCCCTCCGACAGCGGATCGACAACCTGCACCCGACACTGGGCCAAGGGAAGCTGTTGCAACTCCCCTTCCTCCCATATATGGAAAACTCCCACTTGCGTTGAAGTTAAG
This window harbors:
- a CDS encoding SagB family peptide dehydrogenase, giving the protein MSLALFLHQLHREIEKLQPPDWEVDWDDAPHPYKLYRGLPVVPLSAEVPLTLRESKVPQEPDLQDIGHFLWYVYGLTQYSPSIDSDAFSQAQRMRRFVPSGGALYPNEFYVYLKVKGLPVGMYHYDVAHHRLVLLREGNIDTYLAQALGDRCQVSACFGTVFVSTLFWKNFFKYNNFSYRLQGLDAGVLIGQLLEVGKRFGFSAGIYFRFLDRAVNHLLGLDETEESVYAVIPLTIQPAITWFADHTGERISASQLCRELPEIHHHYVQRSHRVKAYPRLIEINEASMLETLSPFNGVETKRGIETEGEKIPLPTADRLTYDLAEVCRKRVSPGLDFVFQKKDREQLAALLFEVTASLPYRNDLDEGRENPDFRLSLLGCFYGVEGVAKGAYHYDHTSHSLHRIRSGDYRYPLQQGMSFPTVNLLQVPFCLHIAGEQDHYLPQLGYRGYRIQQMEAGILLQRLLLTAGALGMGGHPLLGFDGSRCDQLYKLAPQKKTTLIQIPVGPYRIRPRLGGGLHC
- a CDS encoding TOMM precursor leader peptide-binding protein; amino-acid sequence: MSRVVLMGEGVLAELVYDELSKQYPLLRLHEWEAGVAGAAELALVVHDAWYPAVHYQAEEQFRSAGIPWLRGFVSFGEGVVGPLVRPDSPGCSRCADGRRLMAGRDRQEIRALQQKLEEHGKNLRDPWGSRTGLLQVAHLLAAEARRVLQGEPPHLQEQIALINLKTLANSHHLFLPDPLCPVCSRLPADTADNARISLKPSPKMKANHYRCRPLDNLKKVLAKDYLDTRTGVLNGKWHDLDSPFAAVAVNLPLFAADELSAGRTLSYEESELTAILESLERYCGLGPRGKRTTIRDCYRNLEGQALHPLTVGVHAEEQYARPGFPFQPFDPERVMDWVWGWSFLQERPLLVPQLLAYYSLGCGNGFVYETSNGCALGGSLEEAIFYGLLEVVERDSFLLTWYAQLPLPRLDLASVDDGELRLMVERLRVVAGYELHLYNATMENGIPSVWAIAKNRKSEGTNLICAAGAHPDPLRAVKSAIHELAGMLPLNEKWKQNREKAYQMYHDSSQVRQMEDHSTLYGLPQAEERLHFLLDENRPWQCFDEAWKPPKKNMDLTADLQELLQKFHRLQLDVIVVDQTTPEIRRNGLFCVKVLIPGMLPMTFGHHLTRVTGLERVLKVPVKLGYAKQPLTYAALNPHPHPFP